GGTTGCCTGCATAATTTTTGTATCTCAGCTGGTTACAGTGTAAAGGAATAATGAACCAGAACCGGGCGAAACACAATCATTCTTCCCCGTCCTGCCCTGGTGCTTTGTAAAATCTAAAAATTGGTTTTATCAACGCCTGACAGGGCTGTAAGTAAGCCTCCACAGGGACAATATTTCAAAAAGGACATTTATCCATCTACCAACAATAAAGATTCATGTCAACAAAACAAAAAGTTGCAAACCTCCAACCCCTGGAAAAGATATGCTCAAATCAAGCGGAGCCGGTGGTGGATGGGATGCTTTGATCCTGGCTGAAAAAGGAGGAGAACGTTGTCAATGCAAAGCAACTCGTTCCAATTCTTCACGAACAACCTTCCGCAGGGCTGCTTCGCTGACAGGCTCTTGCCTCTTATGAAGATATTCACGAAGTGCTTTATTGATCATTGTCTGATAACCGGCCCCGGAAGAGTCTGCCCGTTCACGAAACTCTTCAAGTACATCATTGTCGAGGTACATAGTGATACGTGTTTTTCCGGGCTGTTGAATGACCGAGCCGCGTTTGGCTGC
This is a stretch of genomic DNA from Candidatus Electrothrix rattekaaiensis. It encodes these proteins:
- a CDS encoding BrnA antitoxin family protein: MKKEYDFSAAKRGSVIQQPGKTRITMYLDNDVLEEFRERADSSGAGYQTMINKALREYLHKRQEPVSEAALRKVVREELERVALH